A genomic window from Dama dama isolate Ldn47 chromosome 6, ASM3311817v1, whole genome shotgun sequence includes:
- the DMP1 gene encoding dentin matrix acidic phosphoprotein 1, with protein MKTTILLMFLWGLSCALPVARNQNTESKSSEEWKGHLAQTPTPPLESSESSEESKLSSEEQANEDPSDSTESEEVLGLDDQRRPAGGLSRWGGSEGDNKDDDEDESGDDTFGDDDGGPGPEERRSRGDSRLGSDEDSADTTRSREDSAPQGDEGAQDTTSESRDLDREDEGNSRPEGGDSTPDSESEEQWVGGGSEGDSSHGDGSEFDDEGMQSDDPGAYRSERGNSRISRASLKSRESKGDDEEQASRQDSHESPAAGYPRRKFFRKSRLPEEDGRGELDDSRTMEVMSDSTENPDSQEAGLGQPREHSRSESRQESEENQSPEDSQDVQDPSSESSQEVDLPSQENSSESQEEVLHESRGDNPENATSHSRDPQADSESSEEDMLDKPSDSESTSTEKQADSESHESLRSSEESPESTEEQNSSSQEGAETQSQSQESPSEEDDGSDSQDSSRSKEESNSTESVSSSEEEARAKNTEVESRKLTVDAYHNKPIGDQDDNDCQDGY; from the exons GAAGACCACCATCCTGCTTATGTTCCTGTGGGGACTTTCCTGTGCTCTGCCA GTAGCCAGGAATCAAAACACTGAATCCAAGAGCTCTGAAGAATGGAAG GGTCATTTGGCTCAGACACCAACACCACCTTTG gagaGCAGTGAGTCATCAGAAGAAAGTAAACTTAGCTCAGAGGAACAG gCAAATGAAGACCCCAGTGACAGCACAGAATCCGAGGAGGTCCTGGGCCTTGATGATCAGCGTAGACCAGCTGGCGGTCTGTCTCGGTGGGGAGGAAGCGAAGGCGATAATAAAGATGACGATGAAGACGAGAGCGGAGATGACACCTTTGGTGATGATGACGGTGGCCCAGGGCCCGAAGAGAGACGATCACGAGGGGACTCCAGGCTTGGAAGCGACGAAGACTCGGCTGACACCACACGATCCAGGGAAGACAGCGCCCCCCAAGGGGATGAGGGGGCCCAGGATACCACCAGCGAGAGCAGGGACCTTGACCGTGAGGATGAGGGGAACAGCAGGCCCGAGGGCGGCGACTCCACTCCAGACAGCGAGAGTGAGGAGCAGTGGGTGGGAGGCGGCAGTGAGGGGGACAGCAGCCATGGGGATGGCTCTGAGTTCGACGATGAAGGGATGCAGAGCGATGACCCGGGCGCCTACAGGAGCGAGAGGGGCAACTCCCGAATAAGCCGTGCCAGCCTCAAGTCAAGAGAATCGAAAGGGGACGATGAGGAGCAGGCAAGCAGGCAGGATTCCCATGAGAGCCCAGCAGCGGGGTATCCCCGTAGGAAATTCTTCAGGAAGTCTCGCCTTCCTGAGGAAGATGGCCGAGGGGAGCTTGACGATAGCCGCACGATGGAAGTCATGAGTGACTCCACCGAAAACCCCGACTCCCAAGAAGCCGGCCTCGGCCAACCCAGGGAACACAGCAGGAGTGAATCTCGACAAGAGAGTGAGGAGAACCAGTCCCCGGAGGACAGTCAGGATGTCCAAGACCCCAGCAGCGAGTCTAGCCAAGAGGTCGACCTGCCTTCTCAAGAAAACAGCAGCGAATCTCAGGAAGAGGTGCTACATGAGTCCAGGGGTGACAACCCCGAGAACGCCACCAGTCACTCCAGAGACCCTCAGGCAGACAGCGAGTCCAGTGAGGAGGACATGTTGGATAAGCCCTCCGATTCAGAGAGCACATCCACAGAGAAGCAGGCTGACAGCGAATCCCATGAGAGCCTCAGGTCCTCGGAGGAGAGCCCGGAGTCCACCGAAGAGCAGAACAGCTCTAGCCAGGAGGGCGCCGAGACCCAGAGCCAGAGCCAGGAGAGCCCGTCTGAGGAAGACGATGGTAGCGATTCCCAGGACAGCAGCAGATCGAAAGAAGAGAGCAACTCGACCGAGAGCGTGTCAAGCAGCGAGGAAGAGGCCCGAGCCAAAAACACTGAGGTAGAAAGCAGAAAATTAACGGTCGACGCTTACCACAACAAACCCATCGGAGATCAGGATGACAATGATTGCCAAGATGGCTACTAG